A single genomic interval of Megalobrama amblycephala isolate DHTTF-2021 linkage group LG17, ASM1881202v1, whole genome shotgun sequence harbors:
- the ppp2r3a gene encoding serine/threonine-protein phosphatase 2A regulatory subunit B'' subunit alpha isoform X2 codes for MMIKEASLREDPDLRGELAFLARGCDFVLPSRFKKRLKSFQQAQIQPEKKPGTPPPVLAPAPSSPTPRSPSPPPAKVVATPPPSSINIPRFYFPKGLPNCAANYDEAIAKIEAAFTEFEEEKADIYEMGKIAKACGCPLYWKAPMFICAGGERTGFVSVHSFIATWRKLLHSCYDDASKFVYLLAKPGCNYLEQEDFIPLLQDIVDTHPGLTFLKDAPEFHSRYITTVIQRIFYTVNRSWTGKINMTELRRSNFLQTLALLEEEDDINQITDYFSYEHFYVIYCKFWELDTDHDLFIDPKDLARYNDHASSSRIIERLFSGAVTRGNSVQREGRMSYAEFVWFLISEEDKKNPTSIEYWFRCMDMDGDGVLSMFELEFFYEEQCERMEGMGIEPLPFQDLLCQMLDLVKPECPGKITLRDLKRCRMAHIFYDTFFNLEKYLDHEQRDPFAVQKDLDSDGPEPSDWDKYAAEEYEILVAEETANEQLREGSFDDDYESDELTVSSDIGSKMDKLVISDLSA; via the exons ATGATGATCAAGGAGGCCTCGTTAAGGGAGGATCCCGATTTGCGGGGCGAACTGGCCTTTTTGGCCCGAGGCTGTGACTTTGTCCTTCCGTCACGGTTCAAGAAAAGGCTCAAGTCTTTCCAGCAAGCCCAG ATCCAGCCTGAGAAGAAACCTGGAACACCTCCTCCAGTTCTTGCACCTGCACCCTCCTCGCCAACCCCACGGTCACCCAGTCCTCCGCCAGCCAAAGTGGTGGCCACGCCCCCACCCTCCTCCATAAACATTCCACGCTTCTACTTCCCCAAAGGTCTTCCAAACTGTGCAGCCAACTATGACGAGGCCATTGCCAAAATTGAGGCAGCCTTCACAGAGTTTGAGGAGGAGAAAGCTGACATTTATGAAATGGGGAAGATAGCGAAG GCATGCGGATGTCCCCTCTATTGGAAAGCACCAATGTTCATTTGTGCTGGCGGAGAGCGAACGGGTTTTGTTTCTGTTCACTCATTTATTGCAACATGGAGAAA GTTATTGCACAGCTGCTATGATGATGCATCCAAGTTTGTTTACTTGCTGGCCAAACCAGGCTGCAATTACCTGGAACAAGAAGATTTCATCCCTCTATTACAG GACATTGTGGACACTCATCCGGGGCTGACGTTTTTGAAAGATGCTCCTGAATTCCATTCCCGGTACATCACAACA GTGATTCAGAGAATATTTTACACAGTTAATCGCTCCTGGACAGGCAAGATCAACATGACAGAGCTCAGAAGAAGCAACTTCCTCCAG ACTCTCGCCCTACTGGAAGAAGAGGACGACATCAATCAAATTACAGATTATTTCTCTTACGAGCACTTCTATGTAATTTACTGTAAGTTCTGGGAGCTGGACACTGACCATGACCTCTTTATCGACCCCAAAGACCTGGCCAGGTACAATGACCATG CTTCATCAAGCAGAATCATTGAGAGGCTGTTCTCAGGAGCTGTCACAAG GGGAAACTCAGTGCAGAGAGAAGGAAGAATGAGCTACGCTGAGTTTGTTTGGTTCCTCATTTCAGAGGAGGATAAAAAGAACCCCACAAG TATAGAGTACTGGTTCCGCTGTATGGATATGGATGGAGATGGTGTTCTGTCCATGTTTGAACTGGAGTTTTTCTATGAGGAGCAGTGTGAACGCATGGAGGGGATGGGCATTGAACCACTGCCCTTCCAGGATCTACTGTGCCAGATGCTGGACTTAGTTAAACCAGAATGCCCAG GTAAAATTACTCTTCGAGATCTGAAGCGCTGCAGGATGGCACATATATTCTATGACACATTCTTCAATCTAGAGAAGTACCTGGACCATGAGCAGAGAGATCCCTTTGCAGTGCAGAAG GATTTGGATAGTGACGGTCCAGAGCCCTCGGACTGGGACAAGTATGCTGCCGAAGAGTATGAGATTCTTGTGGCAGAGGAGACAGCCAATGAACAGCTACGAGAGGG ATCTTTCGACGACGATTACGAATCCGATGAGCTCACGGTCTCCTCAGACATTGGAAGTAAAATGGATAAGCTGGTCATATCTGATTTATCGGCATAA